A single window of Doryrhamphus excisus isolate RoL2022-K1 chromosome 5, RoL_Dexc_1.0, whole genome shotgun sequence DNA harbors:
- the cdc14ab gene encoding dual specificity protein phosphatase CDC14AB isoform X1 produces the protein MTHSPVLSALFGMTDESEPLGAAELIKERLYFATLRSKPKSTANTHYFCTDDEFVYENFYADFGPLNLAMLYRYCCKLNKKLKSFTLTRKRIVHYTSFDQRKRSNAAVLIGGYAVIYLKKTPEEAYRALVSGSNASYLPFRDASFGNCTFNLNVLDCLQGIRKALQHGFFDFETFDVDEYEHYERVENGDLNWIVPGKLLAFSGPHPKSKIENGYPLHAPEAYFPYFRKHNVSAVVRLNKKIYDAKRFTNAGFDHYDLFFLDGSTPSDMITRRFLSLCDGALGAMAVHCKAGLGRTGTLIGCYLMKHYRFTAPEAIAWIRICRPGSVIGPQQHYLEEKQAWLWLLGDNQRAQKSKTEERTVPHLIASMDDLTLNTTNSAHNSSIQPSSSSDCLLESNVTERSALTQGDKLRALKSRRPPRPSTTGALRVEQVKNHSRSTSQPLRLTMGGDQSSTSPLKSFKFPTSSVAAAAAKRIGRSPSSSSSMSPFSLTMSSSRRSHVP, from the exons ATGACCCACTCCCCGGTTCTGTCCGCCTTGTTCGGCATGACGGACGAGTCCGAACCGCTGGGAGCCGCTGAGTTGATCAAAG AGCGTCTGTATTTCGCTACACTACGAAGCAAACCCAAAAGCACAGCCAACACTCACTACTTTTGCACGGATGATGAGTTTGTCTACGAAAA TTTTTATGCAGACTTCGGTCCTCTCAACTTGGCTATGTTGTATCGATACTGCTGCAAACTGAACAAGAAGCTCAAG TCCTTCACATTGACCAGGAAACGAATCGTTCACTACACCAGTTTTGACCAGAGGAAGAGGTCCAATGCTGCCGTGCTCATTGGAGGATACGCT GTGATCTACTTGAAGAAAACTCCAGAAGAAGCTTACAGAGCTCTGGTCTCTGGATCCAACGCCTCCTACCTTCCCTTCAG GGATGCGTCATTTGGGAACTGTACCTTCAACCTGAACGTTCTCGACTGTCTGCAGGGCATTAGGAAG GCTCTCCAACACGGATTCTTCGACTTTGAGACGTTTGATGTGGACGAGTATGAACATTACGAG CGGGTTGAGAATGGAGACCTTAACTGGATTGTTCCAGGCAAACTTCTGGCCTTTAGCGGACCACATCCCAAGAGCAAAATAGAGAACG GTTACCCTCTCCACGCCCCTGAGGCCTACTTCCCCTACTTCAGGAAGCACAACGTGAGCGCCGTTGTGCGTCTCAATAAGAAGATCTATGATGCCAAGCGATTCACAAACGCTGGCTTTGACCACTATGACCTCTTCTTTCTGGACGGGAGCACACCCAGCGACATGATCACCCGCCGCTTCCTATCCCTATGTGATGGTGCGCTTGGCGCCATGGCGGTTCATTGCAAAG CTGGTCTGGGAAGGACGGGCACTCTGATTGGCTGTTACCTCATGAAGCATTACCGCTTCACTGCGCCTGAAGCCATTGCATGGATCAGGATCTGCAGACCCGGATCTGTGATTGGACCGCAGCAACACTACCTGGAAGA GAAACAGGCATGGCTATGGTTGCTGGGAGACAACCAGCGGGCCCAGAAGTCCAAGACGGAGGAGAGGACGGTGCCTCACCTTATCGCCAGTATGGATGACCTCACTTTAAACACCACAAATTCCGCCCACAACAGTAGCATCCAACCTTCATCTAGCTCTGACTGCCTGCTGGAG AGCAACGTGACGGAGCGGTCTGCTCTAACTCAGGGAGACAAATTGAGAGCCCTAAAGAGTCGACGACCCCCCCGTCCATCCACGACTGGAGCCTTGAG AGTGGAGCAGGTGAAGAACCACAGCAGGTCAACATCACAACCTCTCAG ACTGACCATGGGTGGAGATCAGAGCTCCACCTCCCCGCTGAAATCCTTCAAGTTCCCAACATcctctgttgctgctgctgcagccaAGAGGATTGGTCGAAGTCCGTCATCGTCATCCAGCATGAG tCCCTTCAGTCTGACTATGTCCAGTTCTAGAAGATCCCACGTGCCCTAA
- the cdc14ab gene encoding dual specificity protein phosphatase CDC14AB isoform X2, with the protein MTHSPVLSALFGMTDESEPLGAAELIKERLYFATLRSKPKSTANTHYFCTDDEFVYENFYADFGPLNLAMLYRYCCKLNKKLKSFTLTRKRIVHYTSFDQRKRSNAAVLIGGYAVIYLKKTPEEAYRALVSGSNASYLPFRDASFGNCTFNLNVLDCLQGIRKALQHGFFDFETFDVDEYEHYERVENGDLNWIVPGKLLAFSGPHPKSKIENGYPLHAPEAYFPYFRKHNVSAVVRLNKKIYDAKRFTNAGFDHYDLFFLDGSTPSDMITRRFLSLCDGALGAMAVHCKAGLGRTGTLIGCYLMKHYRFTAPEAIAWIRICRPGSVIGPQQHYLEEKQAWLWLLGDNQRAQKSKTEERTVPHLIASMDDLTLNTTNSAHNSSIQPSSSSDCLLESNVTERSALTQGDKLRALKSRRPPRPSTTGALRVEQVKNHSRSTSQPLRLTMGGDQSSTSPLKSFKFPTSSVAAAAAKRIGRSPSSSSSMRSDTSSSSRLASSLGDVYAAHAEEDRKMYASLPTPSSSISSLAPPSLCSYGNGPHGTLHEVHSGMLAGSAAPPSLSYGALTAPSGRYLSRSIPSLQSDYVQF; encoded by the exons ATGACCCACTCCCCGGTTCTGTCCGCCTTGTTCGGCATGACGGACGAGTCCGAACCGCTGGGAGCCGCTGAGTTGATCAAAG AGCGTCTGTATTTCGCTACACTACGAAGCAAACCCAAAAGCACAGCCAACACTCACTACTTTTGCACGGATGATGAGTTTGTCTACGAAAA TTTTTATGCAGACTTCGGTCCTCTCAACTTGGCTATGTTGTATCGATACTGCTGCAAACTGAACAAGAAGCTCAAG TCCTTCACATTGACCAGGAAACGAATCGTTCACTACACCAGTTTTGACCAGAGGAAGAGGTCCAATGCTGCCGTGCTCATTGGAGGATACGCT GTGATCTACTTGAAGAAAACTCCAGAAGAAGCTTACAGAGCTCTGGTCTCTGGATCCAACGCCTCCTACCTTCCCTTCAG GGATGCGTCATTTGGGAACTGTACCTTCAACCTGAACGTTCTCGACTGTCTGCAGGGCATTAGGAAG GCTCTCCAACACGGATTCTTCGACTTTGAGACGTTTGATGTGGACGAGTATGAACATTACGAG CGGGTTGAGAATGGAGACCTTAACTGGATTGTTCCAGGCAAACTTCTGGCCTTTAGCGGACCACATCCCAAGAGCAAAATAGAGAACG GTTACCCTCTCCACGCCCCTGAGGCCTACTTCCCCTACTTCAGGAAGCACAACGTGAGCGCCGTTGTGCGTCTCAATAAGAAGATCTATGATGCCAAGCGATTCACAAACGCTGGCTTTGACCACTATGACCTCTTCTTTCTGGACGGGAGCACACCCAGCGACATGATCACCCGCCGCTTCCTATCCCTATGTGATGGTGCGCTTGGCGCCATGGCGGTTCATTGCAAAG CTGGTCTGGGAAGGACGGGCACTCTGATTGGCTGTTACCTCATGAAGCATTACCGCTTCACTGCGCCTGAAGCCATTGCATGGATCAGGATCTGCAGACCCGGATCTGTGATTGGACCGCAGCAACACTACCTGGAAGA GAAACAGGCATGGCTATGGTTGCTGGGAGACAACCAGCGGGCCCAGAAGTCCAAGACGGAGGAGAGGACGGTGCCTCACCTTATCGCCAGTATGGATGACCTCACTTTAAACACCACAAATTCCGCCCACAACAGTAGCATCCAACCTTCATCTAGCTCTGACTGCCTGCTGGAG AGCAACGTGACGGAGCGGTCTGCTCTAACTCAGGGAGACAAATTGAGAGCCCTAAAGAGTCGACGACCCCCCCGTCCATCCACGACTGGAGCCTTGAG AGTGGAGCAGGTGAAGAACCACAGCAGGTCAACATCACAACCTCTCAG ACTGACCATGGGTGGAGATCAGAGCTCCACCTCCCCGCTGAAATCCTTCAAGTTCCCAACATcctctgttgctgctgctgcagccaAGAGGATTGGTCGAAGTCCGTCATCGTCATCCAGCATGAGGTcagacacttcct CCAGCTCCCGATTGGCCAGCTCGCTAGGTGACGTGTATGCTGCCCATGCGGAGGAGGACAGGAAGATGTATGCTTCTCTTCCtaccccctcctcctccatctcctctcTGGCCCCGCCCTCCCTGTGTAGTTATGGTAACGGCCCTCACGGTACACTACATGAGGTCCACAGCGGTATGCTGGCAGGCTCAGCAGCACCCCCTTCCCTGTCGTACGGCGCTCTAACTGCTCCATCGGGACGCTACTTGAGCCGCTCCATTCCC tCCCTTCAGTCTGACTATGTCCAGTTCTAG
- the rtca gene encoding RNA 3'-terminal phosphate cyclase: MESSIVELDGSVMEGGGQILRVSAALSCITGSSIKVSKIRAGRSTPGLRPQHLSGLQLVSDLCSGVLQGGTIGSTDISLTPGKILSGSYTADTHTAGSVCLLLQVVLPCAVYTDAASQFCLRGGTNAEMAPQIDYTVKVFKPIVEKFGVHFDCDIRMRGFYPKGGGEVTVSVSPVKELQAITMLDRGNITKIHGRAFVAGVLPFKLAKDMSTAAVRTIRKEIKELYINIQALQEKDKACGNGNGIIIIAESSTGCLFAGSALGKKGVYADKVGIEAAEMLLRNIRHNGCVDEFLQDQLIIFMALAKGTSRIRTGAVTLHTQTAIHVAEQLTQAKFRITKCEDEVNNTTYIIECQGSGVSNPNL, translated from the exons ATGGAATCGTCAATAGTAGAGCTGGACGGCAGCGTGATGGAGGGT GGCGGACAAATCCTGAGAGTGTCGGCGGCCCTCAGCTGCATTACCGGCTCTTCCATTAAAGTCTCAAAAATCCGAGCCGGGAGAAGCACACCGGGACTCAG GCCTCAGCATCTGAGTGGACTGCAGCTTGTTTCAGACTTGTGTTCTGGCGTCCTCCAGGGCGGCACTATCGGCTCCACCGACATCAGTCTGACTCCAGGAAAGATTCTTTCTGGAAGTTACacggcagacacacacacagcagg GAGCGTGTGTCTGTTGTTACAGGTTGTTTTGCCGTGCGCTGTGTACACTGACGCTGCATCACAGTTCTGCCTTAGAGGAGGAACCAACGCAGAGATGGCTCCACAAATCGACTACACTGTGAAG GTTTTCAAACCCATTGTGGAAAAGTTTGGTGTCCATTTTGACTGTGACATCAGAATGAG AGGCTTCTACCCAAAAGGAGGGGGCGAGGTCACAGTATCTGTGAGTCCAGTCAAAGAGTTGCAGGCCATCACCATGTTGGACAGAGGCAATATCACCAAGATTCATGGCAGAGCGTTCGTTGCTGGCGTGCTGCCATTCAAG CTGGCCAAAGACATGTCTACCGCTGCAGTCCGTACAATTCGAAAAGAAATCAAAGAGCTGTACATCAACATTCAGGCACTGCAGGAGAAAGACAAGGCTTGTGGCAACGGCAATGGCATCat AATCATAGCAGAATCATCTACAGGATGTTTGTTTGCGGGGTCAGCTCTGGGCAAGAAAG GTGTCTATGCAGACAAAGTTGGCATTGAGGCTGCAGAGATGTTGCTTCGGAACATCCGGCACAACGGCTGCGTGGATGAGTTCCTTCAGGACCAG CTCATCATCTTCATGGCACTGGCAAAAGGAACATCTCGGATTCGAACGGGCGCCGTGACACTCCACACGCAGACGGCCATCCATGTTGCGGAGCAGCTGACACAG gcCAAGTTCAGAATAACAAAATGTGAGGATGAAGTGAACAACACCACCTACATCATTGAGTGTCAGGGGTCAGGGGTTAGCAACCCCAATCTGTAA